One genomic segment of Brassica napus cultivar Da-Ae chromosome A3, Da-Ae, whole genome shotgun sequence includes these proteins:
- the LOC106440854 gene encoding neurofilament medium polypeptide-like isoform X1, translating into MELMEMEPLRVMFVFSVLGLYNFSTTAPLPPPPPLKIFFSFSFGVPSLSLGDFLSCQAPRIALDLPLGARTHARSAVTVLLLKSMELVKQDGNDSLDMLIRRAVGKDPFLSFPRPDNNPVQLFQLLHNLERPGWPLLTPLKIELQKCEKCAREFCSPVNHRRHSRVHRRPRKQEKDSSKERDALGEFWDKLSVVDAKEILSLKSMMLEDVAGESVESGLMSLIEKPGYTALPQYYLRAGSDLLDIIQARTPRFSISSQKLFSILDEASEKTFMCNEAAPMQKYIFDGEIGKNMLEAKNVVACASFLLEQKLIKAWLADKDAEALRCQNLLVEEEEAAQRRQAELLERKKRKKLRQKEQRVKDQKKDATEDVSTTSEEQHSPAESSSPLSVASDSEAQRSDSIPVEDSSSLEEPQVLETDNERNGETQAPMVDDDGLGNGQNMERRSGRRQMEKRSQHGMPNGFHGNHAPKLGGIRKNGTNRDVRGNTTKVWSRKTNNPNSISPEAAVDEQDRTKNSEVLIGSLSVTIRNTGEHNQAKCREEEPRMKTVEAKPTSDQSTVKVWRPVSSQGRIDENTDKKDKIPSSTVPEVKTAHHISLNEAKAFLAKRWKEATSEEHVTLVLSQETDISGNNNTHESSNGVITAARPKLRKKREKGSKVKYVPKQRTP; encoded by the exons ATGGAATTAATGGAAATGGAGCCCCTGAGGGTTATGTTTGTTTTCTCCGTACTAGGCCTTTATAATTTTTCGACGACAGCTCCtttgcctcctcctcctcctctgaaAATTTTCTTCTCATTTTCTTTTGGCGTCCCATCACTTTCTCTCGGTGACTTTCTTTCCTGCCAAGCCCCGAGGATCGCTCTTGATCTTCCTCTCGGCGCACGCACGCACGCCCGATCTGCTGTTACTGTTCTACTG TTGAAGTCGATGGAGCTGGTGAAACAAGATGGGAATGATTCTCTCGACATGCTCATCAGACGCGCCGTTGGAAAGGATCCTTTTCTTTCCTTCCCTAGGCCTGATAATAATCCAGTCCAGCTCTTTCAGCTTCTCCATAACTTAGAGCGTCCAG GTTGGCCATTACTGACTCCTTTGAAGATAGAACTGCAAAAGTGTGAAAAGTGCGCCAGGGAGTTTTGCTCTCCTGTGAACCATAGAAGGCATAGCCGTGTGCATCGGCGTCCAAGAAAGCAGGAAAAG GATTCCAGCAAAGAGAGGGATGCGCTGGGGGAGTTTTGGGATAAG CTCTCGGTAGTTGATGCGAAGGAGATTCTCTCATTAAAGAGCATGATGCTGGAG GATGTGGCTGGGGAATCAGTTGAGTCCGGACTAATGTCACTTATCGAAAAACCAGGATATACTGCTCTGCCACAATATTATCTAAGAGCTGGTTCTGACCTTTTG GATATTATCCAGGCTAGAACACCTAGGTTTTCAATTTCTTCGCAGAAGCTTTTTAGCATCCTCGATGAAGCAAGTGAAAAAACTTTCATGTGTAACGAGGCTGCACCAATGCAAAAATACATATTTGACGGGGAAATTGGGAAAAATATGCTGGAGGCAAAAAATGTCGTTGCTTGCGCAAGCTTTCTCCTGGAACAGAAATTG ATCAAAGCATGGCTTGCTGACAAAGATGCGGAAGCCCTGAGGTGCCAAAATTTACTggttgaagaggaagaagctgCTCAAAGAAG ACAAGCCGAGCTCTTggagagaaagaagaggaagaagctaAGACAGAAAGAACAAAGAGTAAAGGACCAAAAAAAAGATGCTACCGAAGACGTGAGTACCACATCAGAAGAACAACATTCCCCAGCTGAGTCTTCAAGCCCGTTATCTGTAGCTTCAGATTCCGAGGCGCAGAGATCAGATTCCATACCAGTTGAGGATTCTTCATCCCTCGAGGAACCTCAAGTTCTGGAAACGGACAATGAAAGAAACGGTGAAACTCAAGCGCCTATGGTTGATGATGATGGTTTGGGTAATGGTCAAAACATGGAAAGGCGAAGTGGGCGAAGGCAAATGGAGAAGAGATCACAGCATGGAATGCCGAATGGGTTCCACGGTAATCATGCGCCAAAACTTGGAGGCATCCGAAAGAATGGAACTAACAGAGACGTAAGAGGCAATACTACTAAAGTTTGGAGCCGAAAAACCAATAACCCCAACTCGATATCACCAGAAGCAGCAGTGGATGAACAGGATCGAACAAAGAACAGTGAAGTTCTGATTGGATCGTTGAGTGTAACAATCCGAAACACCGGAGAACATAACCAAGCAAAATGCCGTGAAGAGGAGCCAAGAATGAAGACTGTTGAGGCGAAACCCACATCTGACCAATCAACTGTAAAAGTATGGAGGCCAGTGAGCAGTCAGGGAAGGATCGATGAAAACACAGACAAAAAGGATAAGATCCCAAGCTCAACTGTACCTGAAGTTAAAACCGCTCATCACATAAGCTTGAACGAAGCTAAGGCGTTTCTTGCAAAGA GATGGAAAGAGGCAACCTCTGAAGAACACGTGACGTTGGTTCTGTCTCAGGAAACAGACATTTCAGGTAACAACAACACTCACGAATCTTCGAATGGTGTTATAACCGCCGCACGACCAAAGCTCAGGAAGAAACGCGAAAAAGGTAGCAAGGTAAAGTATGTTCCAAAACAGAGGACTCCTTGA
- the LOC106440854 gene encoding neurofilament medium polypeptide-like isoform X2, translating to MELVKQDGNDSLDMLIRRAVGKDPFLSFPRPDNNPVQLFQLLHNLERPGWPLLTPLKIELQKCEKCAREFCSPVNHRRHSRVHRRPRKQEKDSSKERDALGEFWDKLSVVDAKEILSLKSMMLEDVAGESVESGLMSLIEKPGYTALPQYYLRAGSDLLDIIQARTPRFSISSQKLFSILDEASEKTFMCNEAAPMQKYIFDGEIGKNMLEAKNVVACASFLLEQKLIKAWLADKDAEALRCQNLLVEEEEAAQRRQAELLERKKRKKLRQKEQRVKDQKKDATEDVSTTSEEQHSPAESSSPLSVASDSEAQRSDSIPVEDSSSLEEPQVLETDNERNGETQAPMVDDDGLGNGQNMERRSGRRQMEKRSQHGMPNGFHGNHAPKLGGIRKNGTNRDVRGNTTKVWSRKTNNPNSISPEAAVDEQDRTKNSEVLIGSLSVTIRNTGEHNQAKCREEEPRMKTVEAKPTSDQSTVKVWRPVSSQGRIDENTDKKDKIPSSTVPEVKTAHHISLNEAKAFLAKRWKEATSEEHVTLVLSQETDISGNNNTHESSNGVITAARPKLRKKREKGSKVKYVPKQRTP from the exons ATGGAGCTGGTGAAACAAGATGGGAATGATTCTCTCGACATGCTCATCAGACGCGCCGTTGGAAAGGATCCTTTTCTTTCCTTCCCTAGGCCTGATAATAATCCAGTCCAGCTCTTTCAGCTTCTCCATAACTTAGAGCGTCCAG GTTGGCCATTACTGACTCCTTTGAAGATAGAACTGCAAAAGTGTGAAAAGTGCGCCAGGGAGTTTTGCTCTCCTGTGAACCATAGAAGGCATAGCCGTGTGCATCGGCGTCCAAGAAAGCAGGAAAAG GATTCCAGCAAAGAGAGGGATGCGCTGGGGGAGTTTTGGGATAAG CTCTCGGTAGTTGATGCGAAGGAGATTCTCTCATTAAAGAGCATGATGCTGGAG GATGTGGCTGGGGAATCAGTTGAGTCCGGACTAATGTCACTTATCGAAAAACCAGGATATACTGCTCTGCCACAATATTATCTAAGAGCTGGTTCTGACCTTTTG GATATTATCCAGGCTAGAACACCTAGGTTTTCAATTTCTTCGCAGAAGCTTTTTAGCATCCTCGATGAAGCAAGTGAAAAAACTTTCATGTGTAACGAGGCTGCACCAATGCAAAAATACATATTTGACGGGGAAATTGGGAAAAATATGCTGGAGGCAAAAAATGTCGTTGCTTGCGCAAGCTTTCTCCTGGAACAGAAATTG ATCAAAGCATGGCTTGCTGACAAAGATGCGGAAGCCCTGAGGTGCCAAAATTTACTggttgaagaggaagaagctgCTCAAAGAAG ACAAGCCGAGCTCTTggagagaaagaagaggaagaagctaAGACAGAAAGAACAAAGAGTAAAGGACCAAAAAAAAGATGCTACCGAAGACGTGAGTACCACATCAGAAGAACAACATTCCCCAGCTGAGTCTTCAAGCCCGTTATCTGTAGCTTCAGATTCCGAGGCGCAGAGATCAGATTCCATACCAGTTGAGGATTCTTCATCCCTCGAGGAACCTCAAGTTCTGGAAACGGACAATGAAAGAAACGGTGAAACTCAAGCGCCTATGGTTGATGATGATGGTTTGGGTAATGGTCAAAACATGGAAAGGCGAAGTGGGCGAAGGCAAATGGAGAAGAGATCACAGCATGGAATGCCGAATGGGTTCCACGGTAATCATGCGCCAAAACTTGGAGGCATCCGAAAGAATGGAACTAACAGAGACGTAAGAGGCAATACTACTAAAGTTTGGAGCCGAAAAACCAATAACCCCAACTCGATATCACCAGAAGCAGCAGTGGATGAACAGGATCGAACAAAGAACAGTGAAGTTCTGATTGGATCGTTGAGTGTAACAATCCGAAACACCGGAGAACATAACCAAGCAAAATGCCGTGAAGAGGAGCCAAGAATGAAGACTGTTGAGGCGAAACCCACATCTGACCAATCAACTGTAAAAGTATGGAGGCCAGTGAGCAGTCAGGGAAGGATCGATGAAAACACAGACAAAAAGGATAAGATCCCAAGCTCAACTGTACCTGAAGTTAAAACCGCTCATCACATAAGCTTGAACGAAGCTAAGGCGTTTCTTGCAAAGA GATGGAAAGAGGCAACCTCTGAAGAACACGTGACGTTGGTTCTGTCTCAGGAAACAGACATTTCAGGTAACAACAACACTCACGAATCTTCGAATGGTGTTATAACCGCCGCACGACCAAAGCTCAGGAAGAAACGCGAAAAAGGTAGCAAGGTAAAGTATGTTCCAAAACAGAGGACTCCTTGA
- the LOC106440855 gene encoding uncharacterized protein LOC106440855 has translation MRNLNNNVDTVSAAASAIFSSSESRLQSSRVQKKKWGSCWSLYWCFKSQKNNKRIGHAVLVPEPVASGSAPVAPVQNSSSNSTSMFLPFMAPPSSPASFLQSGPPSMSHTPHGLLSLPVNTYSLNEPSSAFEIGPYAHETQPVTPPVDSAYTTRPSTAPFTPPPESGQMSSATPSSPEVPFAQLLTSSLERARRNSGGMDQQFSAAHYEFQSHQVYPGSPGGSLISPGSGTSSPYPGKCSIIEFRVGEAPKFLGFEHFTARKWGSRFGSGSITPAGPGSRLGSGALTPDGGGGFGLGSNGAEMVSRMGSGNLTSLEGTVFGYSDHGSSWNDEALTVGHRVSFEVTGEDLARCFASKLNRAGFDDQRDTYEAVSPTMRWSDKTWGETESHKLRTFSLGSSKEFKFDNTEEMVRTEWWSNEKVMREGDNNSPGNSWSFFPVLRSGGFS, from the exons ATGAGAAACTTGAACAATAACGTTGATACGGTGAGCGCCGCTGCTTCTGCCATCTTCTCCTCCTCCGAGTCAAGACTACAATCGTCGAGGGTGCAG AAGAAAAAATGGGGAAGCTGTTGGAGCTTGTACTGGTGttttaaatcacaaaagaaCAACAAGCGGATCGGCCACGCGGTGCTTGTACCCGAACCGGTTGCCTCCGGATCAGCTCCGGTGGCTCCAGTCCAAAACTCTTCGAGCAACTCAACTTCTATGTTTCTTCCCTTTATGGCTCCTCCTTCATCTCCTGCATCGTTTCTTCAGTCAGGTCCACCATCTATGTCCCACACTCCTCATGGTCTACTCTCCTTGCCGGTCAACACATATTCACTGAACGAACCGTCTTCAGCCTTTGAGATTGGACCTTACGCTCACGAAACTCAACCCGTGACTCCTCCTGTGGACTCTGCTTACACTACTCGACCATCCACTGCGCCGTTCACGCCACCTCCAGAGTCAGGTCAAATGAGTTCTGCAACTCCTTCTTCCCCTGAAGTGCCATTTGCTCAGTTACTTACATCTTCTCTGGAACGAGCTCGGAGAAACAGCGGGGGAATGGATCAACAGTTTTCAGCTGCGCACTACGAGTTTCAGTCGCATCAAGTGTATCCAGGAAGTCCAGGTGGTAGTCTAATCTCTCCTGGTTCAGGTACTTCTTCTCCTTACCCAGGTAAATGCTCCATCATTGAGTTTCGTGTCGGAGAAGCTCCAAAGTTCTTGGGGTTTGAGCACTTCACAGCTCGTAAATGGGGGTCGAGATTCGGTTCTGGATCCATCACACCTGCTGGTCCAGGTTCGAGGTTGGGTTCAGGTGCCCTGACTCCTGATGGTGGCGGAGGATTCGGACTCGGCTCAAACGGTGCAGAGATGGTTTCAAGAATGGGTTCTGGGAATCTGACGTCACTTGAAGGCACTGTTTTTGGATATTCAGATCACGGGTCGTCATGGAACGATGAAGCTCTCACGGTTGGTCATAGAGTTTCGTTTGAGGTGACTGGCGAAGACTTAGCACGTTGTTTTGCAAGTAAGCTAAACCGAGCTGGTTTCGATGATCAAAGGGATACGTATGAGGCGGTTTCGCCTACTATGAGATGGAGTGACAAAACGTGGGGAGAAACAGAGAGTCACAAGTTAAGAACGTTTTCGCTAGGGTCGAGCAAAGAGTTCAAGTTTGATAACACTGAAGAAATGGTGAGAACGGAGTGGTGGTCGAATGAGAAGGTCATGCGAGAAGGTGATAACAACAGTCCAGGAAACAGTTGGAGTTTCTTTCCGGTGTTACGGTCTGGAGGATTCAGTTGA
- the LOC106444625 gene encoding rRNA 2'-O-methyltransferase fibrillarin 2, protein MRPPLTGGRGGGGFSGGRGGGGFSGGRGGSSGGRGRGFGDRGRGRGMRGRGRGEPGRGRGAPGRGGMKGGSKVIVEPHRHAGVFIAKSKEDALVTKNLVPGEAVYNEKRISVQNEDGTKTEYRVWNPFRSKLAAAILGGVDNIYIIPGAKVLYLGAASGTTVSHVSDIVGPEGCVYAVEFSHRSGRDLVNMAKKRTNVIPIIEDARHPTKYRMLVGMVDVIFADVAQPDQARIVALNANFFLKTGGHFVISIKANCIDSTVPAEAVFQSEVKKLQQEQFKPAEQVTLEPFERDHACVVGTYRAPKKVKAATAA, encoded by the exons ATGAGACCTCCTCTAACTGGTG GACGTGGTGGTGGTGGGTTCAGCGGTGGACGTGGTGGCGGTGGGTTTAGTGGTGGACGGGGAGGTAGCTCTGGAGGTAGAGGAAGAGGTTTTGGAGACCGTGGACGCGGCAGAGGCATGAGAGGAAGAGGTAGAGGAGAGCCTGGTCGCGGAAGAGGAGCACCAGGACGTGGAGGAATGAAGGGAGGCAGCAAAGTGATTGTGGAGCCACACAGACACGCTGGAGTGTTCATTGCAAAGAGTAAAGAAGATGCTCTTGTTACTAAAAACTTGGTTCCTGGTGAAGCTGTTTACAACGAGAAGAGAATCTCTGTTCAG AATGAGGATGGAACCAAGACTGAGTACAGGGTGTGGAACCCTTTCCGTTCTAAGTTGGCCGCTGCTATTCTCGGTGGTGTTGATAACATTTATATC ATACCTGGTGCTAAAGTTCTATACCTTGGTGCTGCCTCTGGAACTACAGTCTCCCATGTATCTGATATTGTTGGACCT GAGGGATGTGTTTACGCGGTTGAGTTTTCTCACAGAAGTGGTAGAGACTTGGTGAACATGGCTAAGAAGAGAACTAATGTTATTCCCATCATTGAAGATGCTAGACACCCTACTAAATACAGAATGCTCGTAGGCATGGTTGATGTTATCTTCGCTGATGTTGCTCAGCCTGATCAG GCTAGGATCGTGGCTTTGAATGCAAATTTCTTCCTCAAAACAGGAGGTCACTTTGTTATCTCAATCAAG GCTAACTGTATCGATTCAACAGTTCCAGCAGAAGCTGTGTTTCAGAGCGAAGTGAAGAAGCTGCAACAAGAGCAGTTCAAGCCAGCAGAGCAAGTGACTCTTGAGCCATTTGAGCGTGACCATGCTTGCGTCGTTGGTACCTACCGTGCGCCTAAGAAGGTCAAGGCTGCTACTGCTGCTTAG
- the LOC106440857 gene encoding protein DETOXIFICATION 35 → MEPTTPLLEHGGGDTVDEDYSPARTLSDVKRVFSMESAKLWKIAAPIGFNIICQYGVTSFTNIFVGHIGEIELSAVSISLSVIGTFSFGFLLGMGSALETLCGQAFGAGQVNMLGVYMQRSWIILFVSCIFLLPIYVFATPVLRLLGQAEEIAVAAGEFTLLTIPQLFSMAFTFPTSKFLQAQSKVIAIAWIGFVALIMHVAMLWLFIVVFGWGTNGAALAFSITNWGTAISQIVYVIGWCNEGWTGLTWLAFKEIWAFVRLSIASAVMLCLELWYMMSIIVLTGRLDNAVIAVDSLSICMNVNGVEAMLFIGINAAISVRVSNELGLGRPRAAKYSVYVTVFQSLLIGLVFMVAIIIARDHFAIIFTSSEVLKRAVSKLAYLLGITMVLNSVQPVISGVAIGGGWQGLVAYINLGCYYIFGLPFGYLLGYKANLGVMGLWGGMIAGTALQTLLLIVVLYKTNWNKEVEETMERMKKWGGSETKDLIA, encoded by the exons ATGGAACCGACGACGCCGCTTCTTGAGCACGGTGGTGGCGATACGGTAGATGAAGATTACTCGCCCGCGAGGACGTTGAGCGACGTGAAGCGAGTCTTTTCTATGGAGTCGGCCAAGTTGTGGAAGATCGCTGCTCCGATAGGTTTTAACATCATCTGCCAGTACGGTGTTACCTCCTTCACCAACATCTTCGTCGGTCACATCGGCGAGATAGAGCTCTCCGCcgtctccatctctctctccgTCATCGGCACCTTCTCCTTCGGCTTCTtg CTTGGCATGGGAAGTGCACTTGAAACACTCTGTGGCCAAGCCTTTGGAGCTGGTCAAGTCAACATGTTAGGCGTCTACATGCAAAGATCATGGATCATCTTATTCGTTTCATGCATCTTCCTCCTTCCTATCTACGTCTTCGCCACACCGGTCTTGAGACTTCTCGGTCAAGCAGAGGAGATAGCTGTAGCAGCTGGAGAGTTCACTCTTCTAACTATCCCTCAGCTCTTCTCGATGGCCTTCACTTTCCCTACCTCCAAGTTCCTTCAAGCGCAGAGCAAAGTCATCGCCATTGCTTGGATTGGTTTCGTTGCTCTTATCATGCACGTTGCTATGCTCTGGCTGTTCATAGTTGTGTTTGGTTGGGGAACAAACGGTGCCGCTTTGGCGTTTAGTATTACGAACTGGGGAACAGCGATCTCTCAGATTGTTTATGTGATTGGTTGGTGTAATGAAGGGTGGACTGGCTTGACTTGGTTGGCTTTTAAAGAGATTTGGGCTTTTGTAAGGCTCTCTATTGCGTCTGCTGTTATGCTTTGTCTTGAGCTTTGGTATATGATGAGTATCATTGTCCTAACTGGTCGTCTTGACAACGCTGTCATCGCTGTTGATTCCCTTTCTATATG CATGAATGTTAATGGTGTGGAGGCTATGTTGTTCATTGGAATAAACGCTGCTATAAG TGTCCGTGTCTCTAATGAGCTTGGGTTAGGCCGTCCACGAGCAGCTAAATACTCTGTCTATGTAACGGTGTTCCAGTCTCTCCTCATTGGTCTTGTCTTTATGGTGGCTATCATCATAGCCAGAGACCATTTTGCTATCATCTTCACAAGCAGCGAAGTACTAAAACGGGCAGTGTCTAAGCTAGCTTATCTTCTTGGTATAACCATGGTTCTCAACAGCGTGCAGCCAGTTATTTCCG GTGTGGCTATTGGAGGTGGTTGGCAAGGCTTAGTGGCTTATATCAACTTGGGTTGTTACTACATTTTTGGCCTTCCCTTTGGGTATCTTCTTGGTTACAAAGCAAACTTGGGAGTGATG GGACTTTGGGGTGGAATGATAGCAGGAACAGCGCTTCAAACGTTGTTACTGATAGTTGTTCTGTACAAGACAAACTGGAATAAAGAG GTGGAGGAGACAATGGAACGTATGAAGAAGTGGGGAGGGAGTGAAACAAAGGATTTAATTGCATGA
- the LOC106440858 gene encoding uncharacterized protein LOC106440858, whose product MDHVVCKQVQPVARKVKKKKKAHGKDESDRVKQAEKKKRRLEKALATSAAIRAELEKKKQKKLEEQQRLDEEGAAIAEAVALHVLLGEDSDDDSSPVMFGEEKGFKMDMFRGESYAVQGIGFVSNGCGLGDSNWSPFASDVWDDNMGVSADLIAAQAVSSLHISKNSDGNTFVFNGMFRG is encoded by the coding sequence ATGGATCACGTGGTGTGCAAGCAAGTTCAGCCAGTAGCTAggaaagtgaagaagaagaagaaggcacaTGGTAAAGATGAGTCTGACCGCGTCAAACAagctgagaagaagaagagacgtcTTGAGAAAGCTCTTGCTACTTCTGCAGCCATCAGAGCTGAGcttgagaagaagaagcagaagaaactTGAAGAACAACAGAGGTTAGATGAAGAAGGTGCTGCTATTGCAGAAGCTGTTGCTCTTCACGTCCTACTGGGTGAAGACTCTGACGATGATTCATCTCCAGTCATGTTTGGTGAAGAAAAGGGTTTCAAGATGGATATGTTTAGAGGTGAAAGCTATGCGGTTCAAGGAATTGGGTTTGTGTCAAACGGTTGTGGATTAGGAGACAGTAACTGGTCGCCATTCGCTAGTGATGTTTGGGATGACAACATGGGTGTATCAGCTGATTTGATTGCTGCTCAGGCTGTCTCGTCGCTACATATATCTAAAAACAGTGACGGGAACACCTTTGTGTTCAATGGGATGTTCCGGGGATGA
- the LOC106442750 gene encoding beta-carotene 3-hydroxylase 1, chloroplastic — protein MAAGLSTTVTFNPLHRSFSSSSSVRLHHPRSLTGLPSSLRFRGFSVCYVVEEQRQSSPVDNDERPERTNVIDPELLALRLAEKLERKKSERFTYLIAAVMSSFGITSMAVMAVYYRFSWQMEGGVIPMSEMFGTFALSVGAAVGMEFWARWAHRALWHASLWNMHESHHKPREGPFELNDVFAIINAVPAIGLLSYGFFNKGLVPGLCFGAGLGITVFGIAYMFVHDGLVHKRFPVGPIADVPYLRKVAAAHQLHHTDKFDGVPYGLFLGPKELEEVGGDEELDKEISRRIKLYKKSSSS, from the exons ATGGCGGCAGGTCTCTCAACCACCGTAACATTCAACCCTCTCCACCGCTCTTTCTCATCCTCCTCAAGTGTCCGCTTACACCACCCAAGATCCTTAACCGGACTCCCTTCATCTCTCCGGTTCAGAGGCTTCTCGGTCTGCTACGTCGTCGAGGAGCAGAGGCAGAGCTCTCCCGTCGACAACGATGAAAGACCTGAGAGAACCAACGTCATAGATCCCGAGCTCTTGGCTTTGCGTTTGGCTGAGAAGTTGGAGAGGAAGAAGTCCGAGAGGTTCACTTATCTAATAGCAGCTGTGATGTCGAGCTTTGGTATCACTTCCATGGCCGTTATGGCCGTTTACTACAGATTCTCTTGGCAAATGGAG GGAGGTGTGATCCCAATGTCAGAGATGTTTGGTACATTTGCACTCTCTGTTGGTGCTGCT GTGGGCATGGAGTTTTGGGCAAGATGGGCTCATAGAGCTCTCTGGCACGCTTCTCTTTGGAATATGCATGAG TCACATCACAAACCAAGAGAAGGTCCCTTTGAGCTGAACGATGTGTTTGCAATTATAAACGCTGTTCCTGCGATTGGTCTCCTTTCTTATGGTTTCTTCAATAAAGGACTCGTCCCTGGTCTTTGCTTTGGCGCC GGACTAGGAATAACGGTGTTTGGGATCGCCTATATGTTTGTCCACGATGGTTTGGTGCACAAGCGTTTCCCTGTAGGTCCCATCGCTGATGTCCCTTATCTCCGGAAGGTCGCTGCCGCTCACCAG CTACATCACACTGACAAGTTCGATGGTGTGCCATATGGACTGTTTCTTGGACCAAAG GAATTGGAAGAAgttggaggagatgaagagttagACAAGGAGATTAGTCGGAGAATCAAATTATACAAAAAGAGTTCGAGCTCTTGA